The Pseudomonas sp. DG56-2 genome contains a region encoding:
- a CDS encoding DUF3313 domain-containing protein produces MQAKSLAAALCVCSLALSGCASKYVEPDQYSGFLKDYSALKEEKSPSGAAVMRWIEPGLNVNKFSSVYVEPSQLYPKPQATEKIPDSTLQGITQYYNQALQTQFSKVLPLAKGPGPGVLIVRPAITAVSAKTKGLRPYEVIPIALVAAGVSAATGIRDQDTSLSTEAQFLDASNNKVVAQVVRKGAGADLDNSDQVMTAKDARAVLDGWAIDIVKSFEQLKSKH; encoded by the coding sequence ATGCAGGCCAAATCACTTGCTGCAGCGTTGTGTGTGTGTTCTTTGGCGCTCTCAGGTTGCGCCAGTAAATATGTTGAACCCGACCAGTATTCCGGTTTTCTCAAGGACTACAGTGCCTTGAAGGAAGAAAAGTCACCGTCTGGTGCAGCGGTTATGCGCTGGATCGAACCAGGTTTGAACGTGAACAAGTTCAGCAGCGTTTATGTCGAGCCAAGCCAGCTTTATCCCAAACCTCAAGCCACTGAAAAAATTCCTGACTCGACCCTCCAAGGCATCACCCAATACTACAATCAGGCCCTACAAACACAATTCTCCAAAGTCCTGCCGCTGGCCAAAGGCCCAGGGCCGGGTGTATTGATCGTGCGCCCCGCGATCACGGCGGTATCTGCCAAGACCAAAGGGCTGCGCCCATACGAAGTGATCCCGATCGCACTGGTGGCTGCAGGCGTCAGTGCTGCAACCGGTATTCGAGACCAAGACACCAGCCTGTCGACTGAAGCCCAGTTCCTCGATGCCAGCAACAACAAGGTCGTTGCCCAAGTGGTACGCAAGGGCGCTGGGGCCGATCTGGACAACTCCGACCAAGTGATGACTGCCAAGGATGCCAGGGCGGTGCTCGATGGCTGGGCGATCGACATCGTCAAATCGTTCGAGCAACTCAAGAGCAAACACTAA
- a CDS encoding OmpP1/FadL family transporter, producing the protein MKSATCDLDHGVRLTGLALSLCLLSSEAGAGGILIYEAGQESNGLANAGSAALATDPSVLMSNPAGLTELQGTQISANAQVILGDMRFSRDSRNQFDGNEGGNALQYLPGASLFISHQIDERSAIGFGMYGNFGLALDYDDDWAGRYFNQEAAIIGVSLQPTLAYKFTDDLSIGIGPRIMVAYYRNEMAINNNLLGLLDRPDGQLEYKDTDVGTGVNVGLLYKLSERTQIGFAYTSKIDLEFKDKPDVDKVDNLILNGALGRLGTDSLELDMAVPQTALFSIAHDLNAQWKLLGSLGWQDWSEFGNIGVEVDADALGASRTVDREYKDTWHASVGTQYQINPRLRLSLGLGYDSSAVDDKDRTVDNPMGEAWRLATGVNYQIDQGLDLHAAYTLVWLGDMDVEQTKARSGTTLSGTYRNAALHILGAGATWRF; encoded by the coding sequence ATGAAGTCAGCCACGTGTGATCTCGACCATGGTGTGCGCCTTACAGGCCTGGCGTTGAGCTTATGTCTGCTGAGCAGCGAAGCAGGGGCTGGAGGCATTCTTATCTACGAGGCAGGCCAGGAGAGCAATGGCCTCGCCAATGCCGGTTCTGCTGCGCTGGCAACCGACCCCAGCGTGTTGATGAGCAACCCTGCGGGCCTCACCGAGTTGCAGGGCACCCAGATCAGCGCCAACGCGCAGGTGATCCTCGGTGACATGCGTTTCTCTCGCGACAGTCGCAACCAGTTCGACGGTAACGAAGGCGGCAACGCGCTCCAGTACCTGCCCGGCGCCAGCCTGTTCATAAGCCACCAGATCGATGAACGCTCGGCAATCGGCTTTGGCATGTACGGCAATTTTGGCCTGGCATTGGATTACGATGATGACTGGGCCGGCCGCTACTTCAACCAGGAGGCGGCGATTATTGGCGTGTCATTGCAACCGACGCTGGCTTACAAGTTTACCGATGACCTGTCCATCGGTATTGGCCCGCGGATCATGGTCGCCTACTACCGTAACGAGATGGCCATCAACAACAACCTGCTGGGGCTGCTGGATCGCCCCGATGGCCAGCTTGAGTACAAGGACACCGACGTCGGCACCGGGGTCAACGTGGGGCTGTTGTACAAACTGAGCGAGCGCACCCAGATTGGCTTCGCCTATACCAGCAAGATCGACCTGGAATTCAAGGACAAGCCTGATGTGGACAAGGTCGACAACCTTATCCTCAATGGCGCACTTGGCCGCTTGGGTACCGACTCGCTGGAGCTGGATATGGCGGTGCCGCAAACCGCGCTGTTCAGTATCGCCCACGACCTCAATGCTCAATGGAAGCTATTGGGCAGTCTCGGCTGGCAGGACTGGAGCGAATTCGGCAACATCGGCGTCGAAGTGGATGCCGATGCCCTGGGCGCCAGTCGCACTGTCGATCGCGAGTACAAAGACACCTGGCATGCCTCTGTCGGTACGCAGTACCAGATCAATCCGCGCCTGCGCTTGAGTTTGGGCCTTGGTTACGACAGTTCTGCGGTGGACGACAAAGACCGCACGGTCGACAACCCTATGGGCGAAGCCTGGCGGTTGGCGACTGGGGTCAACTACCAGATTGACCAGGGCCTGGACTTACACGCCGCGTACACACTGGTCTGGCTTGGTGACATGGACGTGGAGCAAACCAAGGCGCGTTCAGGTACCACATTGTCTGGCACTTATCGCAATGCCGCCCTGCACATTCTCGGTGCCGGGGCTACTTGGCGATTCTAA